ATGGCGGCCCAGTTTACCAAGGTGACCGCCAGTTACGGCCCGCTGGTCTTCACCGGCTACGACGTACCCGACTTACCGCGGACCAATAATGATTTGGAGCAACTGTTTGGCGGATTGCGCCACCAACTCCGCCGCACCACGGGACAAAAGAACGCCCCGGCTAGCCTGGTGGTGTGCGGCGCCACCCGCTTGCCGGCCGCCGTGGCGAGTCAGCTTCACACGTTTACCGCCGCCGAACTGGCGTCCGCCGACCTCGAGCAGTGGCGGATCGTGCGCGCCCGCGGGGAACAACGCCGCTGGCCACGGGTGTTGGGTCGGCGGTTTCGGCAGGATCCAGAGGCCTATTTGCAGGCCCTGGAAGAACGCTTGATCAAGCTGAGTTTGCCGCCCTAGTTTTTTTTCTAGGAAAGTAAACCTGGCTTGAGGGTCTAAGGTAGTATCCCTACTGAAACGCGAGTGGAGGAGGATGCCATGGCCCGCATCACGCCACGCCCGCCACCGACGCAAGCGGTGGTGTTAAGCTGCCTGAACCGGTGCTGTCCGGTGTGTGGGGGACCGCTCTGGTTTGCCTATGACAACGCCCGTACGGTCACGACCCTGGAGGTGGTGCTGGCCGTCACGTTGCAAGTTCGGCGCTGTGTGAATCCGGCCTGTGCGTTTTACCACCGGCCGTACCGACCGGAACTGGAAGGACGGCTGGCCTTGCCGCATCACGAGTTTGGCCTGGACGTCATCGCCTGGATTGGCGCCTGTCGGTATCAGGATCATGACACGGTGCCCGAGATCCACCAGGCGTTAATCAACCGCGGGGTGGTGATTGCCCCGCGCACGGTCGATCACTTGCTGGGGCGCTATGAGGAATTGGTGAGTGTAGTGCTGGCCACCCCGGCGTCCCGGGCTGGCTTGCGCCAGCAGGGCCGGCTGATCCTGGCGGTGGATGGCTTGCAACCGGACAAAGGCCACGAAGTACTGTGGGTGGTGCGCGAGGTGCTGTCGGGAGACATCCTGCTGGCGCGCAGCCTGTTGGTGTCCGGGCGTGACGACCTGAGCGCGTTATTGCGGACGGCGCTGCTCGGATTGGAGAACGTGCCGGTGGTGGGCGTGATCAGCGATGGCCAGCAGGCCATCCGGCAGGCGGTGGCCGAGGTCTTGCCTGGGATCCCGCATCAACTCTGCCAGTTTCATTATCTGCGGGAGGCCGGCCGGCCGATTTGGGAGGCCGATCGGCACGCGCAGAAGGAATTACGCAAGCGGGTGCGCGGGGTGCGGCCGATCGAGCGGGCCGTCGAAGACCGAACCGATCCGGAAGCCGAGGTCATCCGGGGGTACTGTGCGGCGGTTCGGGGCGCGCTCGGGGATGGCGGTCAGCCCCCGCTCGCCCCCGGGGGTCTGCAACTCCAGCACCGCTTGTCCGCCATTGCCGCCAGCCTGGACCGGGTGGCCCAAAAAGGGGGGTGCCCGCGCCGCTGAGCCGCCTCCAGCAGGCCTTGCGGCGGGCCTTGGAGGCCACGGCGCCGCTCTGGCCGGAACTGGTCATCGGCCAAGGGTGGTTGGCGGAGGCGGCCTACCTCCTGGCCAATCCCGACGGCGCCGATCGCGCGACGGTCGAGGCCCGGTATGCCGTGCTGCTCGCCGATATGCAGGACGAAGCGGCTCCCTCGGCGAACTTGCAAGCGATGGCGGCCCAGTTTACCAAGGTGACCGCCAGTTACGGCCCGCTGGTCTTTACCGGCTACGACGTACCCG
The Pseudomonadota bacterium DNA segment above includes these coding regions:
- a CDS encoding ISNCY family transposase, which encodes MAAQFTKVTASYGPLVFTGYDVPDLPRTNNDLEQLFGGLRHQLRRTTGQKNAPASLVVCGATRLPAAVASQLHTFTAAELASADLEQWRIVRARGEQRRWPRVLGRRFRQDPEAYLQALEERLIKLSLPP
- a CDS encoding ISNCY family transposase; translation: MEATAPLWPELVIGQGWLAEAAYLLANPDGADRATVEARYAVLLADMQDEAAPSANLQAMAAQFTKVTASYGPLVFTGYDVP